Proteins found in one Ctenopharyngodon idella isolate HZGC_01 chromosome 16, HZGC01, whole genome shotgun sequence genomic segment:
- the trhra gene encoding LOW QUALITY PROTEIN: thyrotropin-releasing hormone receptor (The sequence of the model RefSeq protein was modified relative to this genomic sequence to represent the inferred CDS: inserted 1 base in 1 codon): MDNGTILKLNGTIFKLNNNTTSLWTDYSVEYKVASILLVILICGVGIVGNIMVILVVLTTKHMRTPTNCYLVSLAVADLMVLTAAGLPNITESLFGGQWVYGYAGCLSITYFQYLGINASSCSITAFTIERYIAICHPIKAQFMCTLSRAKKIIVFVWVLTSLYCVMWFYLSDTTEIVFDNAVLVTCAYKVSRNLYLPIYFTDYAVFYVIPLLLATVLYGLIARIXFLNPLPSDPKESRRNWKKESSVHGNSRSSSSSTTAASRRQVTKMLAVVVILFAVLWMPYRTLVVVNSFLKEAYLDTWFLLFCRLCIYMNSAINPIIYNAMSQKFRAAFQKLCHCRPQRSEKPPTYSVALTYSVIKETSNGESPDHYTTELDDIRGAAEELLPERKRLSFKESSLASKGTLASA; this comes from the exons ATGGATAACGGcactatattaaaattaaacggCACTATTTTCAAATTAAACAACAACACTACTTCGTTATGGACTGATTATAGTGTCGAATACAAGGTTGCGAGCATCTTATTAGTGATCCTTATTTGTGGAGTTGGAATTGTTGGCAATATTATGGTCATTCTTGTGGTTTTAACGACCAAGCACATGCGTACCCCAACTAACTGTTACTTGGTGAGCCTGGCAGTTGCAGACCTTATGGTCCTAACGGCAGCAGGGCTGCCCAACATCACCGAGAGTCTGTTCGGCGGCCAGTGGGTGTACGGATACGCCGGGTGCCTCTCCATAACTTATTTTCAGTACCTGGGCATCAACGCATCATCCTGCTCCATCACAGCCTTCACCATTGAACGCTACATCGCCATTTGCCACCCGATAAAAGCGCAGTTTATGTGCACCCTCTCCAGAGCCAAGAAGATCATTGTTTTCGTTTGGGTTTTAACTTCCCTCTATTGCGTTATGTGGTTTTATCTTTCCGACACGACAGAGATCGTTTTTGACAACGCTGTCCTCGTGACATGCGCCTACAAAGTATCCAGAAACCTGTATTTGCCAATATATTTCACAGACTATGCGGTGTTCTACGTTATCCCGCTTTTGCTGGCCACTGTTTTATATGGATTGATCGCAAGAA CTTTTCTCAACCCACTGCCGTCGGATCCCAAGGAAAGTCGAAGAAACTGGAAAAAGGAGTCGTCCGTGCATGGGAACTCACGGAGTTCCTCTAGCAGCACGACTGCTGCTTCTCGCAGACAG GTGACAAAGATGCTGGCAGTGGTGGTGATTCTCTTCGCTGTGCTGTGGATGCCCTATCGGACGCTGGTGGTGGTCAACTCCTTCCTCAAGGAAGCCTATCTGGACACCTGGTTCCTTCTGTTCTGCCGTCTCTGCATCTATATGAACAGCGCCATCAACCCGATCATCTACAATGCCATGTCGCAGAAGTTCCGCGCCGCCTTCCAAAAACTGTGCCATTGCAGGCCCCAGCGCTCCGAGAAGCCCCCCACATACAGCGTGGCCCTCACGTACAGCGTCATCAAGGAGACCTCCAATGGAGAAAGCCCAGACCACTACACCACAGAGCTAGACGACATCCGTGGAGCCGCCGAAGAGCTCCTGCCCGAGAGGAAGAGGTTGTCATTTAAAGAGTCCTCACTAGCTTCTAAAGGCACATTGGCTAGCGCTTAG